Proteins from a genomic interval of Kribbella aluminosa:
- a CDS encoding cysteine desulfurase family protein: MIERTYLDAASAEPMHPAAREMLLSAVDSGWADPVRLHHEGRTARLLLDNARAVLADAIGVRPDELYLTTSGTAAIRDGLTAVRAARRRTGTSVVHSAVEHSAVLHTAGEDAVEVGVDQLGRVDLDAFTAAVRRPGVAVAALQSANHEVGTRQPVEAAATACGDVPLFVDASASIGHDAVPTGWSMLAASAHKWGGPAGVGLLAVRKGTRIAPAWPMDEREDGLSPGFPNVPNALAAAAALQARLAEATELNDQHRAWVDEVRRRVAADIPDVEVVGDPDDRLPHILTFSCLYVDGEALVTALDAEGFAVSSGSACTSSTLRPSHVLAAMGVLTHGNVRLSLTRDTKHDDVLRFCAVLPGIVQRIRAAVGM, encoded by the coding sequence AGTGGATTCCGGATGGGCCGATCCGGTGCGTCTGCACCACGAGGGACGGACCGCCAGGCTCCTGCTGGACAACGCCCGCGCCGTACTCGCGGACGCGATCGGCGTACGGCCGGACGAGCTGTACCTGACCACCTCCGGTACGGCGGCGATCCGGGACGGGCTCACCGCGGTACGTGCCGCCAGACGACGTACAGGTACGTCGGTCGTGCACAGCGCCGTCGAGCACTCCGCAGTACTGCACACGGCCGGTGAGGACGCTGTCGAGGTCGGGGTGGACCAGCTGGGGCGGGTGGACCTGGATGCGTTCACTGCGGCGGTACGGCGACCCGGCGTGGCCGTGGCGGCGCTGCAGTCGGCGAACCACGAGGTGGGGACACGTCAACCCGTCGAGGCGGCGGCCACCGCGTGTGGCGACGTACCGCTGTTTGTTGACGCGTCTGCCTCGATCGGGCACGACGCCGTACCGACCGGGTGGTCGATGCTGGCGGCAAGTGCCCACAAGTGGGGTGGCCCGGCCGGTGTCGGGTTGCTGGCGGTACGGAAGGGCACGCGGATCGCGCCGGCGTGGCCGATGGACGAGAGGGAGGACGGCCTCTCCCCCGGCTTCCCGAACGTGCCCAACGCGCTGGCTGCGGCCGCAGCGTTACAGGCCAGGCTGGCTGAGGCCACGGAGCTCAACGACCAGCACAGGGCCTGGGTGGACGAGGTACGGCGCCGTGTGGCGGCCGACATACCCGATGTGGAGGTAGTAGGCGACCCGGACGACCGGCTGCCGCACATACTCACGTTCTCGTGTCTCTACGTGGACGGTGAGGCCTTGGTGACCGCCCTGGATGCGGAGGGCTTCGCTGTCTCCAGTGGCTCTGCCTGTACGTCCAGCACGCTGCGGCCGTCACACGTGCTCGCGGCCATGGGCGTGCTGACCCACGGTAACGTCCGGCTCTCGCTGACGCGTGACACGAAGCATGACGACGTACTGCGGTTCTGTGCCGTGCTGCCGGGGATAGTGCAGCGCATCAGGGCGGCGGTGGGGATGTGA
- a CDS encoding sulfurtransferase TusA family protein, with product MNVDLDCTGLLCPLPVIKLAKTLPTVAVGDTVTVLADDPAAATDIPAWCRMRSQELVSAAEEEYVVRRVS from the coding sequence GTGAACGTGGACCTGGACTGCACCGGCCTGCTCTGCCCACTCCCTGTGATCAAGCTGGCCAAGACCCTGCCGACCGTCGCTGTCGGCGACACCGTCACCGTGCTGGCCGACGACCCGGCTGCGGCCACGGACATCCCGGCCTGGTGCCGGATGCGCTCCCAGGAGCTGGTGTCGGCTGCAGAAGAGGAGTACGTCGTACGGCGGGTCAGCTGA
- a CDS encoding SIR2 family NAD-dependent protein deacylase, with protein MSDTLRDADRIAVLTGAGISTASGIPDFRGPEGVWTKDPAAEAMFDFDEYVGSREVRVATWKHRLAVPAWTAEPNPGHLALVELERQGRLTGLITQNVDGLHQKAGSSPELVHELHGTVWYVDCLRCSRRIPMADVLPRLESGDEDPACEVCGGILKSATVSFGQSLDRAVLDRAVAATESADLFLAVGTSLQVYPAAGLCDLALNADKPLVILNAQPTPYDEHATTVLHTPIETTLPSLVG; from the coding sequence GTGAGCGACACTCTCAGGGACGCGGACCGTATCGCCGTACTGACCGGAGCGGGCATTTCCACGGCCTCCGGCATCCCCGACTTCCGCGGGCCTGAGGGTGTGTGGACCAAGGACCCGGCCGCAGAGGCGATGTTCGACTTCGACGAGTACGTCGGGAGTCGTGAGGTCCGCGTGGCGACGTGGAAGCACCGTCTCGCCGTACCGGCCTGGACAGCCGAGCCGAACCCGGGTCACCTCGCCCTGGTCGAGCTGGAGCGACAGGGTCGTCTGACCGGACTGATCACTCAGAACGTCGACGGGCTGCACCAGAAGGCCGGATCGTCCCCGGAGCTTGTCCACGAGCTGCACGGGACGGTCTGGTACGTCGACTGTCTCCGGTGCAGCCGGCGCATCCCGATGGCCGACGTACTCCCCCGGCTCGAATCCGGTGACGAGGATCCGGCCTGTGAGGTCTGCGGTGGCATCCTGAAGTCCGCAACGGTCTCGTTCGGCCAGTCCCTCGACCGGGCCGTTCTGGACCGAGCCGTCGCCGCCACCGAGTCCGCCGACCTGTTCCTTGCCGTCGGCACCTCACTGCAGGTCTACCCGGCCGCCGGCCTCTGCGACCTGGCCCTGAACGCAGACAAGCCCCTGGTCATCCTCAACGCCCAGCCCACCCCTTACGACGAACACGCCACCACAGTCCTCCACACCCCCATCGAAACCACCCTGCCGTCACTCGTCGGCTGA
- a CDS encoding GNAT family N-acetyltransferase: MTDLAYKPTLTGDLVVLHPMDESDYDALAAALDDPEVARFTGSHGDIGEERAREWMPTRNDQTDRLDLRVQERACCGTRCSGTARWVDEIVMSVVATEWIPSRV, translated from the coding sequence GTGACCGACCTCGCGTACAAGCCCACGCTGACCGGGGACCTGGTGGTGCTGCATCCGATGGACGAGAGCGACTACGACGCGCTGGCCGCGGCCCTGGACGACCCGGAGGTGGCTCGCTTCACCGGCAGTCACGGCGACATCGGTGAGGAGCGGGCCCGCGAGTGGATGCCGACCCGCAACGACCAGACCGACCGGCTGGACCTCCGGGTTCAAGAGAGGGCGTGCTGCGGGACGCGCTGCTCCGGGACGGCGAGGTGGGTCGACGAGATCGTGATGTCCGTCGTGGCCACCGAATGGATACCGTCGAGGGTGTGA